The following proteins are encoded in a genomic region of Zea mays cultivar B73 chromosome 9, Zm-B73-REFERENCE-NAM-5.0, whole genome shotgun sequence:
- the LOC103638590 gene encoding uncharacterized protein yields MAMHRPSREACAVAMAMAAPFLATASNNIGSASNGEIKRRQTSADALQRTVSDVSHELHHQQHGVNDNNQEKKAAEAEKHQQLLHPGPEVQDAKCECCGMSEECTTEYIRGVRGRFSGRWVCGLCAEAVTEEAEKNGGTLEEALKAHMGVCKRFNGFGRTHPVLFQAEAMREILRRRAKLGPRSRSSINHREVREADKAGSGRTGIARCSSCMPSITDDFNEGVVDQQKLILDRLVD; encoded by the coding sequence ATGGCTATGCATCGTCCCAGCAGAGAGGCGTGTGCGGTCGCCATGGCCATGGCGGCGCCGTTCCTTGCGACAGCGAGCAACAACATCGGTAGCGCCAGCAACGGCGAGATCAAACGCCGGCAGACCTCGGCCGACGCCCTCCAGCGCACGGTGTCCGACGTCTCCCACGAGCTCCACCACCAGCAGCACGGCGTCAACGACAATAATCAGGAGAAGAAGGCGGCGGAGGCCGAGAAGCACCAGCAGCTGCTGCATCCGGGGCCTGAGGTGCAGGACGCCAAGTGTGAGTGCTGCGGCATGTCGGAGGAGTGCACAACAGAGTACATCCGCGGCGTCCGCGGCAGGTTCTCGGGGCGCTGGGTCTGCGGCCTGTGCGCGGAGGCCGTCACTGAGGAGGCCGAGAAGAACGGCGGGACGCTGGAGGAGGCGCTCAAAGCGCACATGGGCGTGTGCAAGCGGTTCAACGGCTTCGGCCGGACGCACCCGGTGTTGTTCCAGGCCGAGGCCATGCGGGAGATCCTCAGGCGCCGGGCCAAGCTCGGACCTAGGTCCAGGTCCAGCATCAACCACAGGGAGGTCAGGGAAGCGGATAAGGCCGGCAGCGGCCGCACGGGTATCGCACGCTGCTCCAGCTGCATGCCCTCTATCACCGACGACTTCAACGAGGGCGTCGTCGATCAACAAAAACTGATTCTCGATCGGTTGGTCGATTAA